Proteins found in one Bordetella genomosp. 11 genomic segment:
- a CDS encoding NUDIX hydrolase, whose product MPHTSLSSPHPSLPDDLYALLRDRAQEAAPPSSRQLYIAGRRCGQATLAACDALREQASVRIEADSLRLGDGMRPGAGLDALLAAVALALRQADCLRGWRDELLDIHDESGLCLGAIERAAVRPLGILTRAVHLNAWTADGRLWVARRALNKSTDPGMWDTLVGGLVASGESPDLALIRECGEEAGLAPDDVRGRDPLRTVLRMHRRLPEGYQVEDLLVSRCVLADDVRPANRDGEVMEFATVTPEQARAMAANGEFTLEAALVVISDIGTHGAAR is encoded by the coding sequence ATGCCGCACACATCCCTGTCTTCGCCCCATCCGTCCTTGCCGGACGATCTGTATGCCTTGCTGCGCGACCGCGCGCAGGAGGCCGCCCCGCCATCGTCCCGCCAGCTGTATATCGCCGGCCGCCGTTGCGGCCAGGCAACCCTGGCGGCCTGCGATGCGCTGCGCGAGCAGGCCAGCGTACGGATCGAGGCCGACAGCCTGCGCCTGGGCGACGGCATGCGGCCCGGGGCGGGGCTGGACGCCCTGCTGGCGGCCGTGGCCCTCGCCTTGCGGCAAGCTGACTGCCTGCGCGGCTGGCGCGACGAATTGCTGGATATCCACGACGAATCCGGCCTGTGCCTGGGCGCCATCGAACGCGCCGCGGTCAGGCCGCTCGGCATTCTGACGCGCGCCGTGCACCTGAATGCCTGGACCGCGGACGGCCGGCTGTGGGTGGCGCGCCGCGCCTTGAACAAGTCGACCGACCCGGGCATGTGGGACACGCTGGTGGGCGGCCTGGTCGCCAGCGGCGAATCGCCGGACCTGGCGCTGATCCGGGAATGCGGGGAAGAAGCCGGCCTGGCACCGGACGACGTACGCGGCCGCGATCCCCTGCGGACCGTGCTGCGCATGCACCGGCGCCTGCCGGAAGGCTACCAGGTGGAAGACCTGCTGGTCAGCCGCTGCGTGCTGGCCGACGACGTGCGGCCCGCGAACCGCGACGGCGAGGTAATGGAATTCGCCACCGTGACACCGGAACAGGCGCGCGCCATGGCCGCGAACGGCGAATTCACATTGGAAGCGGCTCTGGTCGTGATCAGCGATATCGGCACGCATGGCGCGGCCCGCTGA
- the coxB gene encoding cytochrome c oxidase subunit II gives MKKWRGILGTCAMLASGIACAQVKDMPGGPRVDQLNLHEGVTQIAHDVMWLHWMMLIICVVIFIGVFGVMFYSIWAHRKSRGYQPATFHEHVGVEVAWTVIPFFIVIAMALPATKAVVAMKDTSSPDLTVKVTGYQWKWGYEYVDGPATGVKFLSTLATPRAQIEGREPKGEFYLMEVDNPLVVPVDQKVRVVLTAGDVIHSWMVPDFGVKQDAIPGFLRDTWFRAEKVGTYRGQCAELCGKDHAFMPIVVEVKSKEDFAKWADEQKKKLASAADDPNKQWTEGELVARGEKVFGANCVVCHQANGKGVPGSFPALDGDKIVLGPQAEQIKTVLHGHPGTAMPAFMNQLSDVEIAAVITYTRHAWSNAGKGQDPTVQPSTVKSSPH, from the coding sequence ATGAAGAAGTGGAGAGGGATACTGGGAACGTGTGCAATGCTGGCAAGCGGCATTGCCTGTGCCCAGGTCAAGGATATGCCCGGAGGCCCCAGGGTCGACCAGCTAAACCTGCACGAAGGCGTTACGCAGATCGCCCATGATGTGATGTGGCTGCACTGGATGATGCTCATCATCTGCGTGGTCATTTTCATCGGCGTCTTCGGCGTCATGTTCTATTCGATCTGGGCGCATCGCAAATCGCGCGGATACCAGCCGGCCACCTTCCACGAGCATGTCGGCGTGGAAGTCGCCTGGACCGTCATCCCTTTCTTCATCGTTATCGCCATGGCCTTGCCGGCCACCAAAGCGGTGGTGGCCATGAAGGACACGTCCAGCCCCGACCTGACCGTCAAGGTCACGGGCTATCAATGGAAGTGGGGCTACGAGTACGTCGACGGCCCCGCCACCGGCGTCAAATTCCTGTCCACGCTGGCCACGCCGCGCGCGCAGATCGAAGGCCGCGAGCCCAAGGGCGAGTTCTACCTGATGGAGGTGGACAATCCCCTGGTAGTGCCCGTGGACCAGAAGGTGCGCGTGGTGCTGACCGCCGGTGATGTCATCCATTCCTGGATGGTGCCGGACTTCGGCGTCAAGCAGGATGCGATCCCCGGCTTCCTGCGCGATACCTGGTTCCGCGCGGAAAAGGTGGGTACCTACCGCGGCCAGTGCGCCGAACTGTGCGGCAAGGACCACGCCTTCATGCCCATCGTGGTCGAGGTCAAGTCCAAGGAAGACTTCGCCAAGTGGGCCGACGAGCAGAAGAAAAAACTGGCCTCGGCCGCCGACGATCCCAACAAGCAGTGGACCGAAGGCGAGTTGGTCGCCCGCGGTGAAAAGGTCTTCGGCGCCAACTGCGTAGTCTGCCACCAGGCCAACGGCAAGGGCGTTCCCGGCTCCTTCCCGGCGCTGGACGGCGACAAGATCGTGCTGGGCCCGCAGGCCGAACAGATCAAGACCGTGTTGCATGGGCATCCCGGCACGGCCATGCCGGCCTTCATGAACCAGCTTAGCGACGTGGAAATCGCGGCGGTCATCACCTACACCCGCCATGCCTGGAGCAATGCGGGCAAGGGCCAGGATCCGACCGTCCAGCCGTCCACCGTCAAGTCGTCGCCGCACTAG
- the ctaD gene encoding cytochrome c oxidase subunit I, with amino-acid sequence MSSVTVDHVEPGHGHGHGHDDHHHAIPTGWRRWLFATNHKDIGTMYLIFSFLMLLEGGTLALLLRTELFEPGLQFFRPELFNQFTTMHGLIMVFGAIMPAFVGFANWMIPMQIGASDMAFARMNNFSFWILPMAAILLTASFFVPGGATAAGWTLYAPLSLQMGPGMDLAIFAMHIMGASSIMGAINVIVTILNMRAPGMTLMKMPLFCWTWLITAFLLIAVMPVLAAAITMVLTDRHFGTDFFNAAAGGDPVLYQHVFWFFGHPEVYIMILPAFGIVSAVVPAFARKPLFGYASMVYATAAIAVLSFIVWAHHMFTTGMPVTGQLYFMYATMLISIPTGVKVFNWVATMWRGSMTFETPMLFAIGFIFVFTMGGFTGLILSVAPIDIQVHDTYYVVAHFHYVLVAGSLFGLFAGAYYWVPKWTGRMYSEKLGKLHFWSSLISFNVTFFPMHFLGLAGMPRRYADYAAQFTTFHQIATIGAFWFGLSQLIFLYAMLRCYAGKGEPAAAKPWEGAEGLEWTVPSPAPFHTFETPPEVK; translated from the coding sequence ATGAGCAGCGTCACTGTAGACCACGTCGAGCCGGGCCACGGGCACGGCCACGGTCACGATGACCACCACCATGCCATCCCCACCGGATGGCGGCGCTGGCTGTTCGCCACCAACCACAAGGATATCGGGACGATGTATCTCATCTTCTCGTTCCTGATGTTGCTGGAAGGCGGCACGCTGGCACTGCTGCTGCGCACGGAATTGTTCGAGCCGGGCCTGCAGTTTTTCCGTCCCGAGCTGTTCAACCAGTTCACCACCATGCACGGCCTGATCATGGTGTTCGGCGCCATCATGCCGGCTTTCGTGGGCTTCGCGAACTGGATGATCCCGATGCAGATCGGCGCATCGGACATGGCCTTCGCGCGCATGAACAACTTCAGCTTTTGGATCCTGCCGATGGCGGCGATCCTGCTGACCGCGTCCTTCTTCGTGCCCGGCGGCGCCACCGCCGCGGGCTGGACGCTGTATGCGCCGCTGTCGCTGCAGATGGGCCCCGGGATGGACCTGGCCATTTTCGCCATGCACATCATGGGCGCCTCGTCCATCATGGGCGCGATCAACGTCATCGTCACCATCCTGAACATGCGCGCGCCCGGCATGACGCTGATGAAGATGCCGCTGTTCTGCTGGACCTGGCTGATCACCGCCTTCCTGCTGATCGCCGTCATGCCCGTGCTGGCCGCGGCCATCACGATGGTACTGACGGACCGCCACTTCGGCACCGACTTCTTCAACGCGGCCGCCGGCGGCGATCCGGTCCTGTACCAGCACGTGTTCTGGTTCTTCGGGCATCCGGAGGTCTACATCATGATCTTGCCGGCCTTCGGCATCGTGTCCGCCGTCGTGCCCGCCTTCGCCCGCAAGCCGCTGTTCGGCTATGCCTCCATGGTGTACGCGACCGCCGCCATCGCGGTGCTGTCCTTCATCGTGTGGGCGCACCATATGTTCACCACCGGCATGCCGGTGACCGGGCAGCTGTACTTCATGTACGCGACCATGCTGATCTCCATCCCCACCGGGGTGAAGGTGTTCAACTGGGTGGCGACGATGTGGCGCGGGTCGATGACCTTCGAAACGCCCATGCTGTTTGCCATCGGCTTCATCTTCGTGTTCACCATGGGCGGCTTCACCGGCCTGATCCTGTCGGTGGCGCCCATCGACATCCAGGTGCATGACACCTATTACGTGGTGGCGCACTTCCACTACGTGCTGGTGGCGGGCTCGCTGTTCGGGCTGTTCGCCGGCGCCTACTACTGGGTGCCGAAGTGGACGGGCCGCATGTACAGCGAAAAGCTGGGCAAGCTGCACTTCTGGTCCTCGCTGATTTCCTTCAACGTGACCTTCTTCCCCATGCATTTCCTGGGGCTGGCCGGCATGCCGCGCCGCTATGCGGACTACGCCGCGCAGTTCACGACCTTCCACCAGATCGCCACCATCGGCGCGTTCTGGTTCGGCCTGTCGCAGCTGATCTTCCTGTATGCGATGCTGCGCTGCTATGCGGGCAAGGGCGAGCCGGCCGCCGCCAAGCCGTGGGAAGGCGCCGAAGGCCTGGAATGGACCGTGCCGTCGCCGGCCCCCTTCCATACCTTCGAAACGCCGCCCGAAGTGAAATAA
- a CDS encoding cytochrome oxidase small assembly protein — MTPEQRRRNRIIGLVLLAFVVAVFAWAMFKGGNLFAGVA, encoded by the coding sequence ATGACACCCGAACAACGCCGCCGTAACCGTATCATCGGACTGGTGCTGCTGGCTTTCGTCGTGGCGGTATTCGCCTGGGCGATGTTCAAGGGCGGCAACCTGTTCGCCGGCGTGGCCTGA
- a CDS encoding DUF2970 domain-containing protein, producing MALPPDSPPRKSSFLQTLKAVAWGMLGIRKRAGYQEDARLNPVHLIVAGVLAGVIFVVVLVSIVRWVVASQS from the coding sequence ATGGCCCTGCCTCCGGATTCCCCGCCCCGCAAATCCAGTTTCCTGCAGACGCTGAAGGCGGTGGCCTGGGGCATGCTGGGCATCCGCAAGCGCGCGGGCTACCAGGAAGACGCGCGCCTGAACCCGGTGCACCTGATCGTCGCCGGGGTACTGGCGGGCGTGATCTTCGTGGTGGTCCTGGTTAGCATCGTGCGCTGGGTCGTGGCAAGTCAGAGCTGA
- a CDS encoding cytochrome c oxidase subunit 3, which translates to MSAGHSVQAKEAPYYYVPADSGHPVRSAISLLIIAVGAACWVNGVSVGKWLVLLGLLCLIAVLFRWFGDAIGESERGLNSKRVDVSYRWGMSWFIFSEVMFFGGFFGALWYVRTVTTPWLGDLDHRLLLWPDFSAVWPNFGPAGVVEHFATVGPFWLPTINTALLLTSGVTLTISHHALRADHRGKAIFWLAMTVLLGVLFVGCQAFEYHHAYTELNLKFSSGAYGSLFFMLTGFHGFHVIMGATMLTVILIRLIRGHFTADHHFGFEGAAWYWHFVDVVWLGLYLFVYWF; encoded by the coding sequence ATGAGTGCAGGACACTCGGTTCAAGCGAAAGAGGCGCCCTACTACTATGTGCCCGCGGATTCGGGCCATCCCGTGCGCAGCGCGATCTCGCTGCTGATCATCGCGGTGGGCGCGGCATGCTGGGTCAACGGCGTGTCGGTGGGCAAGTGGCTGGTGCTGTTGGGCCTGCTGTGCCTGATCGCGGTGCTGTTCCGCTGGTTCGGCGACGCCATCGGCGAATCCGAGCGCGGCTTGAACAGCAAGCGCGTGGACGTGTCCTACCGTTGGGGCATGAGCTGGTTCATTTTCTCGGAAGTCATGTTCTTCGGTGGCTTCTTCGGCGCGCTGTGGTACGTGCGCACCGTGACGACGCCGTGGCTGGGCGATCTGGATCACAGGCTGCTGCTGTGGCCGGATTTCAGCGCCGTGTGGCCGAACTTCGGTCCGGCGGGCGTGGTCGAGCACTTCGCGACGGTCGGGCCCTTCTGGTTGCCCACCATCAATACGGCCCTGCTGTTGACTTCCGGTGTCACGCTGACCATCTCGCACCACGCGCTGCGCGCCGACCACCGTGGCAAGGCCATCTTCTGGCTGGCCATGACGGTGCTGCTGGGCGTGCTGTTCGTCGGCTGCCAGGCCTTCGAATACCACCATGCCTACACCGAGCTGAACCTGAAGTTCAGTTCCGGGGCGTATGGTTCGCTGTTCTTCATGCTGACGGGCTTCCACGGGTTCCACGTCATCATGGGCGCGACCATGCTGACCGTGATCCTGATCCGCCTGATCCGCGGTCATTTCACGGCGGATCATCACTTCGGTTTCGAGGGCGCGGCCTGGTACTGGCACTTTGTCGACGTCGTCTGGCTGGGCCTGTACCTGTTCGTCTACTGGTTCTGA
- a CDS encoding twin transmembrane helix small protein, translated as MRVLVVLAFVGILASLASALVYLMRDKGTTNRTVNALTVRIGLSVALFLFVLLAHHLGWIESTGLR; from the coding sequence ATGCGCGTCTTAGTCGTCCTGGCCTTTGTCGGCATCCTGGCCAGCCTGGCCTCGGCCCTGGTCTATCTGATGCGGGATAAAGGTACCACCAACAGGACGGTCAACGCCTTGACCGTGCGCATCGGGCTTTCCGTTGCCCTTTTCCTGTTCGTGCTGCTCGCCCACCATCTGGGCTGGATCGAGAGCACAGGGCTTAGATAG
- a CDS encoding SURF1 family protein produces MARAHRTLTALVLLGIMVVLLGSLGRWQLRRADERRAILAAIESGRRQPPLALTAATSTDELRPWRPVSVQGSWRADMTVRLDNRNQDGRPGYWIATPMVLEEGSNTAVLVLRGWLPRTLPGEPAATVPVLPAGVGTVGGELVARVPRLFELWNPGGVSGDALPTAWPSAGGPPTVQNLDLDAYARATGLHLLPTVVEQHAPSGDGLVREWPQPSVDYNQNLGYAMQWFGFASIAGIAFVVVAVRAARAARAARRGRGP; encoded by the coding sequence ATGGCTCGTGCGCATCGCACTTTGACCGCGTTGGTGCTGCTGGGCATCATGGTTGTATTGCTGGGCTCCCTGGGACGCTGGCAGCTGCGTCGCGCCGACGAAAGGCGCGCCATCCTGGCGGCCATCGAAAGCGGCCGCCGGCAGCCGCCGCTGGCCTTGACGGCCGCCACGTCGACCGATGAATTGCGGCCCTGGCGGCCGGTGTCCGTACAGGGAAGCTGGCGCGCCGACATGACGGTGCGCCTGGACAACCGCAATCAGGACGGACGGCCCGGCTACTGGATCGCCACACCGATGGTGCTGGAAGAGGGCTCGAACACCGCGGTGCTGGTATTGCGTGGCTGGCTGCCGCGCACGCTGCCCGGCGAACCGGCCGCGACGGTGCCCGTGTTGCCGGCCGGTGTCGGTACCGTCGGCGGCGAACTGGTGGCGCGGGTGCCCCGGCTGTTCGAATTATGGAATCCCGGTGGCGTTTCCGGCGACGCGCTGCCCACCGCGTGGCCGTCCGCCGGGGGGCCGCCCACGGTGCAGAACCTGGACCTGGATGCGTATGCCCGGGCCACGGGCCTGCATCTGCTGCCGACGGTCGTGGAGCAGCATGCGCCGTCCGGCGACGGGCTTGTGCGCGAGTGGCCGCAGCCCTCGGTGGACTACAACCAGAACCTGGGCTATGCGATGCAGTGGTTCGGATTCGCCAGCATCGCCGGCATTGCCTTCGTCGTGGTGGCGGTTCGCGCCGCGCGCGCGGCGCGGGCGGCACGCCGAGGGCGGGGACCCTAG
- a CDS encoding SCO family protein: MIAIFVITLAPILGAVIMYLNPQWWPDDSSNYGTLVEPQRDMPAPAALPLATLDGQPFDLASLKGKWLLMAADGGACPESCARKLFIIRNTHASQGKNVDRLARVWFITDDAPVPQKVLDAYRGTVMVRGRPEQLAPFLLGAPAGAADPAAALAGPIWMVDPLGHLMLQFPAEADPVRVRKDVSKLVYNSRIG, translated from the coding sequence ATGATCGCGATTTTCGTGATCACGCTCGCGCCCATACTGGGCGCGGTGATCATGTACCTGAACCCGCAATGGTGGCCGGACGACAGCAGCAATTACGGCACGCTGGTGGAGCCGCAGCGCGACATGCCCGCGCCGGCCGCCCTGCCGCTGGCCACGCTGGACGGGCAGCCCTTCGATCTGGCCAGCCTGAAAGGCAAGTGGCTGTTGATGGCGGCCGACGGCGGCGCGTGCCCGGAGTCCTGCGCCCGCAAGCTGTTCATTATCCGTAATACCCACGCCAGCCAGGGCAAGAACGTCGACCGCCTGGCACGTGTGTGGTTCATCACCGACGACGCGCCGGTGCCGCAGAAGGTGCTGGATGCCTATCGCGGCACGGTGATGGTGCGGGGGCGCCCGGAACAATTGGCGCCTTTCCTGCTGGGTGCCCCGGCCGGTGCCGCCGACCCCGCCGCCGCGCTGGCCGGCCCGATCTGGATGGTGGACCCGCTGGGCCACCTGATGCTGCAATTCCCCGCCGAGGCCGATCCGGTCCGGGTGCGCAAGGACGTCAGCAAGCTTGTCTACAACTCGCGTATTGGCTGA
- a CDS encoding COX15/CtaA family protein: protein MDPVIRRYRKLVFFTWFLTLDLIMFGAFVRLTDSGLGCPDWPGCYGSVTPLGSLSDIHAANQAMPFGAVSLSKAWIEMIHRYAGSILGMLIIAIVYMAWRYRGRLGHSPALATAALVIVCVQGAFGAWTVTHQLMPVVVTSHLLFGMLTLAVMTWLAARERPYQPLGAAAARWRGWMAGGVALLTLQIALGGWVSTNYAALACMDFPTCQGQWLPPMDFKGGYSIIRALGELPSGEMISQYALTAIHWVHRNFAFVVFLYLGILGFRLRTERGLRGPANLMLGLLLAQLLTGLTTIFFQWPLLIAVLHNGGAAGLVLAAVTLLVRLSTAGGPALRALRAAQPQEGLA, encoded by the coding sequence ATGGACCCCGTTATCCGTCGCTACCGCAAACTGGTTTTCTTCACCTGGTTCCTGACGCTGGACCTGATCATGTTCGGCGCCTTCGTCCGCCTGACCGATTCCGGCCTGGGCTGCCCCGATTGGCCCGGCTGCTACGGCAGCGTGACGCCGCTGGGTTCGCTGTCCGACATCCATGCCGCCAACCAGGCCATGCCCTTCGGCGCCGTGTCGCTGTCCAAGGCCTGGATTGAAATGATCCATCGCTATGCCGGATCCATCCTGGGCATGCTTATCATCGCCATTGTTTATATGGCATGGCGCTATCGCGGCCGCCTGGGACATTCGCCCGCGCTGGCGACGGCCGCGCTGGTGATCGTATGCGTGCAGGGCGCGTTCGGCGCGTGGACGGTGACCCATCAGCTGATGCCCGTGGTCGTCACCTCGCATCTGCTGTTCGGCATGCTGACGCTGGCCGTCATGACGTGGCTGGCCGCGCGCGAACGCCCTTACCAGCCGCTGGGCGCGGCGGCGGCGCGCTGGCGTGGCTGGATGGCGGGCGGCGTGGCGCTGCTGACGCTGCAGATCGCCCTGGGAGGCTGGGTCAGCACCAATTATGCAGCCCTGGCCTGCATGGATTTCCCGACCTGCCAGGGGCAATGGCTGCCGCCCATGGACTTCAAGGGCGGCTATTCCATCATCCGCGCGCTGGGCGAATTGCCCTCCGGAGAGATGATCTCGCAGTACGCCCTGACCGCCATCCATTGGGTGCACCGCAATTTTGCCTTCGTCGTGTTCCTGTATCTGGGCATCCTGGGGTTCCGCCTGCGCACGGAACGCGGCCTGCGCGGGCCCGCCAACCTGATGCTGGGCCTGCTGCTGGCCCAGTTGCTGACCGGCCTGACCACCATCTTCTTCCAGTGGCCGCTGTTGATCGCCGTGCTGCACAATGGCGGCGCGGCCGGCCTGGTGCTGGCGGCGGTCACGCTGCTGGTGCGCTTGTCCACGGCCGGCGGCCCCGCGCTGCGCGCATTGCGGGCCGCGCAACCGCAAGAGGGCCTGGCGTGA
- the cyoE gene encoding heme o synthase — MTSFAASDSGLLRQYLVLTKPRVTQLAVFCAVIGMFLAAPGMPDLKRVAYATLGIWLLAAAAFAINCLIEQEVDARMLRTARRPTARGTILPQQVLALSGLLGGAGMLVLYNLVNPLTMWLTFATFVGYAVIYTVILKPRTPQNIVIGGLSGAMPPALGWAAIANATPAQAWVLVLIIFIWTPPHFWALALYRTNDYIKAGLPMLPVTHGQKFTRLHILLYSVALLATTLLPYAIRMSGLIYLVCAVVLGGVFVGHAWRLYRDYSDALARKLFRYSIVYLSLLFGALLIDHWALLLA, encoded by the coding sequence ATGACCAGTTTTGCCGCCTCGGATTCCGGATTGCTGCGCCAGTACCTGGTGCTTACCAAGCCCCGCGTGACACAGCTCGCGGTGTTTTGCGCCGTCATTGGCATGTTCCTGGCCGCGCCAGGCATGCCGGACCTGAAACGCGTCGCCTACGCGACGCTGGGTATCTGGCTGCTGGCGGCTGCCGCCTTCGCCATCAATTGCCTGATCGAACAGGAAGTCGACGCCCGCATGCTGCGCACGGCGCGGCGGCCCACCGCGCGCGGCACCATCCTGCCGCAGCAGGTCCTGGCGCTGTCCGGCCTGCTCGGCGGCGCCGGCATGCTGGTGCTGTACAACCTGGTGAACCCGCTGACAATGTGGCTGACCTTCGCCACGTTCGTCGGCTATGCCGTCATCTACACGGTCATCCTCAAGCCGCGCACGCCGCAGAACATCGTGATCGGCGGGCTATCGGGCGCCATGCCGCCCGCCCTGGGCTGGGCCGCGATCGCCAACGCCACGCCCGCGCAGGCCTGGGTGCTGGTGCTGATCATCTTCATCTGGACGCCGCCCCATTTCTGGGCGCTGGCGCTGTATCGCACCAACGACTACATCAAGGCCGGCCTGCCCATGCTGCCGGTCACCCATGGGCAGAAGTTCACGCGCCTGCACATCCTGTTGTACAGCGTGGCGCTGCTGGCCACGACGCTGCTGCCTTACGCCATCCGCATGAGCGGGCTGATCTACCTGGTGTGCGCCGTGGTGCTGGGCGGGGTGTTCGTGGGCCATGCCTGGCGGCTGTACCGCGATTACTCCGATGCCCTCGCGCGCAAGCTGTTCCGCTATTCCATCGTGTACCTGTCGCTGCTGTTTGGCGCCCTGCTGATCGATCACTGGGCCCTGCTGCTGGCCTGA
- a CDS encoding SCO family protein — protein MPVAIALPRRALLRTFAAAPIAALLAACGQDAPSFKGSDITGTHLGKNLSMVDQDGRPRTLADYAGKVMVVFFGYTQCPDVCPTSLAELAQVMQALGPDASRVQVAMITVDPERDTPEVLKQYVQTFNPSFVGLTGSPEQVKQAATSFKVYYAKVPAKNGKDYSMDHSAAFYLLDAKGEARVLAGNGSDVASLTHDIKALLG, from the coding sequence ATGCCCGTTGCCATCGCCCTGCCGCGCCGCGCCCTGCTGCGCACCTTCGCCGCCGCCCCCATCGCCGCTCTGCTGGCGGCCTGCGGGCAGGATGCGCCGTCCTTCAAGGGCAGCGACATCACGGGCACGCACCTGGGCAAGAACCTGTCCATGGTCGACCAGGACGGCCGGCCGCGCACGCTGGCGGACTACGCCGGCAAGGTGATGGTGGTGTTCTTCGGCTATACCCAGTGCCCCGACGTCTGCCCGACGTCGCTGGCGGAACTGGCGCAGGTCATGCAGGCGCTGGGGCCCGACGCATCGCGCGTCCAGGTCGCCATGATCACCGTGGATCCGGAGCGCGATACACCGGAAGTCCTCAAGCAATACGTGCAGACCTTCAACCCGTCCTTCGTGGGCCTGACCGGCTCGCCGGAGCAGGTCAAGCAGGCCGCCACGTCATTCAAGGTGTATTACGCCAAGGTGCCCGCCAAGAACGGCAAGGACTACAGCATGGACCACAGCGCGGCGTTCTACCTGCTGGACGCCAAGGGCGAGGCACGGGTGCTGGCGGGCAACGGCTCGGACGTCGCCTCGCTGACGCACGATATCAAGGCTTTGCTGGGCTGA
- a CDS encoding DUF3717 domain-containing protein, protein MDTVIPITRLEDAINYWRNRIPATGEESRLCAQASALATPYALMILAGRRDIPATELDEPARQAYAAWDAAVGGLSPAKP, encoded by the coding sequence ATGGACACCGTCATCCCGATCACACGGCTCGAAGACGCAATCAATTATTGGCGCAACCGCATCCCCGCCACGGGGGAAGAATCACGCCTGTGCGCGCAGGCGTCGGCGCTGGCAACGCCGTATGCGCTGATGATCCTTGCCGGCCGGCGCGATATTCCGGCAACGGAACTGGACGAACCGGCCCGGCAGGCCTACGCGGCCTGGGACGCGGCCGTCGGCGGCCTCAGCCCAGCAAAGCCTTGA
- a CDS encoding glycine zipper 2TM domain-containing protein — MNTPAPLQGVAARGRLHPLVAIASVCVIALCAVATAAIMGWLPTPNAQQERTAEHSAGAVGPEDANLAPLPVAQGGATGAAAAPPQRVAQAPASGSQPRAQAPAASGQAPAPGQPGAAACPQCGVVVSVNTVQVPVQNQSEPIVGTVAGGVVGGVVGNQFGGGNGRTALTVLGAVGGALAGREIERNIKQQQTVTRYQLVARTNDGRSHTFHSATPFQYAPGQAIRVENNQLLPG, encoded by the coding sequence ATGAATACTCCGGCCCCCTTGCAGGGCGTCGCCGCGCGCGGCCGCCTGCATCCCCTGGTCGCCATCGCGTCCGTATGCGTGATCGCGCTGTGTGCCGTGGCCACCGCGGCCATCATGGGCTGGCTTCCCACGCCCAACGCCCAACAGGAGCGGACCGCCGAGCACAGCGCCGGCGCGGTGGGTCCTGAAGACGCCAATCTGGCGCCGCTGCCGGTGGCGCAGGGCGGTGCCACGGGCGCGGCGGCCGCGCCGCCGCAGCGTGTGGCCCAGGCGCCCGCGTCGGGCTCCCAGCCTCGCGCTCAAGCGCCGGCGGCCTCCGGCCAGGCACCCGCGCCCGGGCAGCCAGGCGCCGCGGCATGTCCGCAATGCGGCGTCGTGGTTTCGGTGAATACCGTCCAGGTGCCGGTCCAGAACCAGAGCGAACCCATCGTCGGTACCGTCGCGGGCGGCGTGGTCGGTGGCGTGGTCGGCAACCAGTTCGGCGGCGGCAATGGCAGGACCGCGCTGACCGTGCTGGGCGCCGTGGGCGGTGCTTTGGCAGGCCGCGAAATCGAGCGTAATATCAAGCAGCAACAGACCGTGACACGCTATCAGCTTGTGGCTCGTACCAACGACGGCCGCTCGCATACCTTCCATAGCGCGACGCCATTCCAATATGCGCCGGGCCAGGCGATACGCGTCGAAAACAACCAGCTGTTGCCCGGCTGA